Below is a genomic region from Citrobacter tructae.
CCGCTACTTTGTTCCCCTGATGCTCCGGATATATCTTCCATTAATATATTGATGTTGCGTATTGCCCCAGCAATGTCCGCCATCATGACACCACTGCTTTCGGCTATTTCCACCCCCTCTTTGACGCTGATTCCAGCTTTAGCAACCAGTTCACTGATTTCCTTCGCCGAAGCCGCGCTGCGTTGGGCAAGAGTCCTGACTTCGCTCGCAACAACGGCAAACCCGCGCCCTGATTCACCTGCACGCGCTGCTTCTACTGCGGCATTTAATGCGAGGATATTGGTCTGAAAAGCAATGCTATCTATGACATTCGATATTTCATTCACGCTTTGCGCATTACGGCGGATCAGGTGAATTTTCTCGACCATTTCGCTCATTAAGCGCTCACCGCGCAATGCCATTTCAGTGCTTTCACTGGTCATTACGGATGCCTGATGTGACTTATCGGTATTATTTTTTGTTGTCGCTGATATCTGTTCCATACTGGCGGCTGTCTCCACGACTGCCGCAGCCTGCTGTTCGGTTCTGGTAGATAAGTCGGTATTTCCTGAAGCAATTTCCTGCATACCGACATTAATAGACTCAACACCATCACGAATAGTTTTGACCGTATCGCGGAGCCCGTTCTGCATATTTTGTAAATTCAGACACAGAAGACCTATTTCATTGTTACTCTGTACCTTAATGGAATGGCTCAGATCGCCTTTGCCAATCCGTGAAAAGTGTTCAGACACGGTTCTCAACGGTTGAATAATGCTTCGATTCAACCAGAGATTACAAATAATAAAAATAATGATCGAAAACGCCAAAATAACTGATATTTTGATTATTGATTCGTTAAACTGTGAATGCGTTTGTGCTACGATCTTCTCACTGATCAACATTGTAGATTTATAATAGTTTTCCAGTTTACTATCAAAATTTTTACGTGCAGTGAGCAATTCACTATTTAAACTTATTGATGTATCAACGACACGGCCGCTAGATATCACTTCGTTTAATTGATCGATAGACTTTTTTTCATGCTCCATCTGTTGTTCAAAGGCCTTTCTGATGACGTTTCCTTCCTGTGGATCGTCCATCGTCAATCCGGGTATATCCCAAAAAACATTGAACATTTGCTTTGCATAAACCATCTCATCTTGTGCTTGTTTCAATGTTTGCTGGGCAGCTGACAAATCGTGTAGCTGAATATTATCAAGCATACTCCTTAATTTATAAACGGTTTCTGTGACGCGATGCAGCGAATCCTGCTCTTTTACTATATTATGCAGTAAAAGCGTGCTTGTCTGAGTTTTTTTAAGGTCACGTAACTCCAGTCCATTAGAAAAAAACTGCATAAATGTAAATAACAGCAGCAGTAATAATAGACTGGTTTTAACCTTCATGTTTTTTAACATTTAAACATCTCCATAACAATTAAAAATCATCTACGACTTAATTGTTATCGACAAATTTAGTAATACCT
It encodes:
- a CDS encoding methyl-accepting chemotaxis protein; protein product: MLKNMKVKTSLLLLLLLFTFMQFFSNGLELRDLKKTQTSTLLLHNIVKEQDSLHRVTETVYKLRSMLDNIQLHDLSAAQQTLKQAQDEMVYAKQMFNVFWDIPGLTMDDPQEGNVIRKAFEQQMEHEKKSIDQLNEVISSGRVVDTSISLNSELLTARKNFDSKLENYYKSTMLISEKIVAQTHSQFNESIIKISVILAFSIIIFIICNLWLNRSIIQPLRTVSEHFSRIGKGDLSHSIKVQSNNEIGLLCLNLQNMQNGLRDTVKTIRDGVESINVGMQEIASGNTDLSTRTEQQAAAVVETAASMEQISATTKNNTDKSHQASVMTSESTEMALRGERLMSEMVEKIHLIRRNAQSVNEISNVIDSIAFQTNILALNAAVEAARAGESGRGFAVVASEVRTLAQRSAASAKEISELVAKAGISVKEGVEIAESSGVMMADIAGAIRNINILMEDISGASGEQSSGIEQIRVAVTQMEQVTQQNASLVEEIAATTGSVEEQSAMLSQAVSVFQVEEKS